A window of Passer domesticus isolate bPasDom1 chromosome 11, bPasDom1.hap1, whole genome shotgun sequence genomic DNA:
ctgtAACACCAAGTGTAGTTACGCCACAACCAGGCTCATAAATAAATGATTCTCTGCTCCggaatgggatttttttcagcagagttcactgcattaaaatatttcatcctGCGAGTTTTCGGCCGAGgcaaggaaatgaaaactgatgcTGGAAGATTAGGAGCCCAGCGAGGGCAGGAATTCCTGGATACAGCTCTCTCTCAGCTCCCCATAAGGCTCCTGGCCCTAATCTTGTCATCTACACGCCTGCACACATCAAAGTGTGACCGAGAGATAGCCGGCTCGGGGACTTTGTCACATCATTTGtgtagcagaaaaataaaatgtaacttTCAAAGCTGTTTccttgggaatttttttttagttctaaCTCAGCCGTAAACCTGCATTTCAAATTTTTCTGGgtgttttcctgcctttctcttTCCCCTGTGTACCTTTCCCTCAGCACCACTTATGTGTTTCCTATCTAAATTAAACATTCCTGGGCTTTTCAGCCCCTTTCCAGTGGAGCCTGAGAACATACCCGCCATTTTTCTGCCCTCCTAAGAACAAATAAGTGTTCAGAAGTGTTTAATCTGTACCCTGAAACTTGCTGCACTCTACTCCTCAGCAAGCTCAGGGTCCCACCAAGGATCTCTGACTCCATCATATCCCTGATTTGGGGCTCCCCAATAATTACTAATCTGATTGTCTGATATTTTCTCACATGGTGTGACTCATTGGGTCTTACTAAGGAAATAAAACACCccaaccttttcttttttccctccaccACCCATCTGTGTCCATATTCCTCCCAAGAACACTTAGAACACAAGCTGGGGAGCTTTGGCTGAGCAAAAAGGTTGGAGCTGATGATTTTGACAAGAGAACAACTGGAAACAGTGATTCTGGTCTTTAagactttctctttttttaatattcatgtaaaaaaaaaagaaaacaacaaccaacaaaacaaacaagcaaaaaaaaatccagcaggcaaaaaaaaggcagaaaatctAAGTTTATACTGTGAGATACAAACCATGGAAAAGAGTAGCAGTGTTTTTAAACTAGAACAGGATCTACCTCTGCAAAATAAATTCTCCTCCTTTAAAAACAAGTCCTTAACACAAGTTCTTTGCTGGAACAAAAGGGAGGGTCAGTACTGACATCCCACAGGGATTTATCCCAGGTGGCCAcatccagcctgggctgctggtgGCTGGAAGCTCTTCCCACCCCTCTGTGTGGTGGTTGTTCCCTCCAACAATCTGCCAGGtgttccctcctcctcctcttgttGACCTTCCCCAGGATCTCCTGGACCTGTGCTGGGGATTTGGCTCCATGTGGTGGTGGAGACGTGATGGTTATAGAAAGCTGAGGGTTGTGGAAAGATGGTGGTTATGGAAAGCTGAGGGTTATGGAAACTGAGGTTTATGGAGCACTGTTGGACATGGGGAGGAGGGGAATGCAGTTTGTGCTCActgggagcacagcctgccCCCTCTAATCCTCAGAGCCACCAGAGATGCCAGCTCAGCTGGTGGCAGCTTGACCTTTCAAAGGCCCAACTCTGCAGAAATGTTCAGCTATAGATTCTGATCCCTCTAAGATACCAAACACTTAGGGAACACCAGCATTTCACCAAAATCATTTTCCCTGAACTGAATTCCTTCAGAGAACTTGTAATCCTGGTGTGGAGGAGTGGTACTCAAGCTCACTGCAGTGCCATTAAATGGTTATTTTAGAGGCTCTGGAACCCTTTTTTCTCTCTAACTTATCCCTTTTCTCTATTCATAGGCATTGTCTAGAGATTTTTAGGATGCGTTCTGGTGCTAAGTGGGAGGACCTGCTGAGAGCCCACAGCTCTCTCTTCCCACAAAAGTTCTGACATGTCTCCCTCTTCCCCCTTCAAATAAACTCCCCTCTGGTGGATTGGCTGGAGGAGGCAACATTCCACTGTGGAGTTAATCTTCCCATCACTGGGGGTAGAATTACCACAGGGAAGTCCTGATGTCGGTGTGGAGTTACACATCTAATGCTCCCTGGGAGTCCTGCTCCAAAGGTAACTCTAATTAATTCTAAATGAGAAATTCTCCTGGCTCCATTAAAGATGACATCTGTGGGAACACCGGTGGCACAGAGGTTGGGAGCTATTAGTGCAGGAATAACAATGGATTATGCACATTCCCTGGAGAGATCCGAAGAAATAAATACACTTTGCTATCACAGGCTCCAGCAAACGTCTAAGTAACACAAATCAGATTAAATATCAGAGCAGATCAGCCTTAGAGTACAGCCAGCAAAGCAAAGGTGGGACTGGGTAGAGAAGTCACCAGGGAGGAAAATGCCCAGACCACAGGTTCTGTTGGCTTTGGGCACAGCCAAGGGGACACAACAgaatttatttcaaatacacAGCGATTATCAAAGGGGAATTTTAACTATTTGAGCAATTAAGAAAGGGCACACGGCACTGCTCCTGGATATCAGTTTATAGAGAAAATAGGAGCAAAATATTCTACTCTGAGAGCACCACAAGGCGTTACTTTGCTTACAGACCTCTGGTGCTCTTAATACTAACGGGCAGTCGAGTAAAACTGATGTTCACAACAAAGATGCAACCTCAGAGTAGAGAAAACCTGCTAGAAAACACAATCCTATTTACAGACTGCTTGGTTTGCTGCACTTTTTGCTTGTGAAGTTAAAAATGTCTGATAGCACAACTCAAGGCCAGAAGGTCTGCTAGACATAGTCATATTTCGAAGGGTACGGGCGCCTCCCATCCTCACTTCGAGGAGCTTCTTCATATCCCGCACCCTTCCTGGTCTTTGGGTCAGCTTCATACCCCGAGCCAGCCTTGTAGGGCCCTGTCCTGTAGGAGATGTTCCGGCCCGAGGCGTTGTAGGACACGGCTTTGTAGCTGGAAAAGACACGAGAGGAACATCAGCCTCGGGAGGGGCTGTGACTGCCCAGCACTGCACCCTGTGCTCATGGTGGGTTTTAGGGAACTTTGTGCTGTGCCATCACTTGGAGGCACTCAGAGAGCTCAGCCCACCATCCGTGGAAAGCTGCAAGTCCCTTTCAGGTTCCTTCATAAACTTACACTTTCTTTCCCTTAAGTAAACCATTTGTGGAGTGATGGACTCACCTGCAATAAGTGGGTATGTTGGGGTATAAATTCCTGATGATGTtactccatccctggaagtgttccaggccaggatgGACAAGGTTTGGATCTACCTGGTctatggaaggtgtccctgtatACGGCAGGGATGAAATGGAAAGGGCTTTAGATCCCTCCCAACTGAAACCAGTCTGGAATTCTACAATTCCATGTAAATCACGGCTCAGCTGATGCAATCTATCCCTGCTAATGATCTGCTGTGCAGCCTGCAATTCATGGGCGTGAATCTACCAGCACAGTGCAAATGTCAAATTTTGAGGTTGGTTCTCATGTCCTCTCTGTTCATGTGTGAGTCACAGGGTCAGGGAGGGCAAATGTTCACTTTGGACCCACAGGGGGCAACCATAAACTTCAggtagtggtggccttggcagtgctgcatTAATGGCTGGACtctgatcttaaaggtcttttccagcctaaagaACTCTGTGTTTCCATCACCACGAGAGCTACTGTGATGGGGATGTCACACATCCTCACatcctgggctggctgtgggacACCTGGGCACCTAGGTTTCCTGCAATACCTCCCCAtgcccacccagcccagcttACCGGGATTCTTCTGGGATGAGCCCTTTGCAAGCAAGGCACATCATGATGCCTCCCACGAGGGCCAGGCCCCCTGCCACCCATCCGACAAAGAGGGCTGAGCCAAAGGTGTACCTGCAAAACAGGCGTGTCTGGTTAGGGTGTGACAGGtgctgtctgctgctgctgagacacACTGAACACTGGCACAGAACACTCCCCCTGGCCCTACAGCTGTACCCAGAAGTCCCCAGAAGTCCCACCTGCAGTCTGAATCCCAATGGCCTCCCTATCTCATTCTTGAGCTGCAAGGACACAGACATCCCAGCCCATTTGCTGATCTCCAGCCCAGACTCTATCTCCTAAGAATAATCTTCCAGGCCCTGCAACCATCCAAATATACTTCCAAAGTTTGccatcctttagcagcagccGTGAGGGAGATTTCCACCATGTagcacacagcacacagcagagcaCCCACCTGTTCTGGACATTCTGCATTCCTTGGTACATGTTGGTGGTGGACATCCAGAAGTTTGTGACCAGCATGTTGGCAAACACGGACACTCCAGTGATGGCACACAGGCctgagaggggacaggaggacaGACTGAGAGCCACACAGTGTAAGAAGTCTCCTGGGGTCTCAGGGAAGCATCTGACACCTCTGGAAAGGTGGGTGAGATACTGCTCTGTGGCCTTCAGCACAAAGGGGGACCCATAATGTGTTACATTTTTCTTCCAAGTTTTCCTTGCATTTACTAGCCAGCATCAGGAATACAATATTGCACAACACACTCCCAATCAAAACAGCAGGAATCTTTCTCCTGATGTGTTTTGTCACACAAATGAGTTTAACAAACAGGTCATTGTACAAAATACCCAGTAgttaattttaaacatttgtttTACAGTAAAAAACATGGACCAAAAATTCCCtgacagaatttttttaatgggaaaacaCGCTCTCTGTCACATGAAAGAGGAGATGCCTTTGGTTCACAGCCTGTTTATCACCAGATGTGGAAGAGCCCCAGGGGCCCCATTCATCCAAACAGGGGATGTCTGGGATGGCCATCCCTGCCAATCCTGGCAGCAATGCCAACCTTTGATTTTCCTCAGCAGAAGaattcacagaacacttgaacATGGAATGACAGACTGATtcgggttggaagggaccttaaagaccaagGTTAGATCGGAGCTGGGGTGACCAGAAGAGCTGAAGTCCAGAACTTTTGGCAGAAAACTCTCACAAGACAGTTTTGCTTCCACAATGCAGTTCTTCCTTCcacagtgtccaaggccaggttggatggggtttggagccctggtccagtggaaggtgtccctgcccatggcagtggtaGAACTCGAGgatttttaaggtccttccaacccaacccattccatgaCTCTAAAATGATAGATGTAACatacaaaattaaaattgtgtGGCAGAAGGTGGTTTCCTCTTTTCAGCTTATACTTTTTGAAGTTGTGTTGAATGTCTCATATCCCAGCAAAAGTTAAGCATTGGGATTTGAAGGATTTTAAACAGGGACATTCTCCTTCCCTTTGTTAGGATATAGATTTCATTTGACTTTTATCTCAAAAATAATGCAGGAAAACCTGTAAGTGATGTTTTAAGCATTTGCAGTTTTGAGGAAGCTGGGCATTCCTGCAGCCTTGTAGGCTGTATTTAAAACCTACAAACCAGGCTACAACAACCCTAGGAATCTTTGTAAAATTATTATGGATAAAGCCTGAAACTGAAAGAAAGAGTCTACATAAGTAAAGGCTATAATAATATATGGCAACAACATTTATAAAACAAATCAAGATATATACTTCCCTTTCCATCTGTGGGATGTTTTTTCAACCTTCCATGTTTTGTCCATGCAAACTTCTGgttttcagagatttttttgttCCTTAATCAGAGGTAAAAACCACTTGACCCCAGGAAATCGGGGTGGGGGGGGGCAAAGCCAATAACCGGGGGACAAAGCAAAAAACTTCAGAAATGCACCAAGACTTGCCCAGTTCTCAATTCCAGGGAAATGGAAAGCCTTCCACATGGAAAACATGACAGTTCCCACTTACCAGCAATGATGAACATGATGCCGGAGGTCAGGGTCATGTTGGCTTTGGCAGTGTCCTCCATGCTCCCAATCCGGATGCATTTCAGAGCAAAAATGCACACAAAGAGGCCGAGGAGTCCCAGGACGATCCCCACGATCATGAGGGCCCTCACAGCCTGGAACATCGCTGCAACACAAACAGCAAGAGCCTCGCTGAGTGGCTGAAATGGGATTTGTCAGAGTCTGGGGGATTGTCAAAGGTTGCCTTTGtctgaaaatggaaatattaaAGAAGAAAACCTTGGAAAATGGGCACTGGATCTACTCCATATTatctggggcagctctggaagTACGGCCATTTGACTTAATTTCACAAAGAGTTTGATGGCTTAGGCAGCCTTTTTGTTAGAAATGTTCAATAGCAGCAGTCATGAAATTCATGGAGAAGAGTTAGTGAGGAGCTGGGATAAGCATGGATTGTTCCATAACCACAGTGGTTGAGAGAGGGCTCTTCTTCCTCCCCAGTCAGCAATGGAAGCAGACAGCTCCCCCCACCTATCCAGGATATTTCCAGCTAATGCATGACTCAAAATGCAGTTCTGTATATTCCTGCTTCCTAGTAAAGCAcatggaaaagaggaaaatcaTCTTGACAAATATTACACAGAAAGGGAGGGCATCAAAGCTCTGGCAACCATCTTCCTGACCATATCTTTCCCAGGGTTGTTTGGAACATCAGTCCTGGATAAATCTGTCCATGTTCATGAATAAAACATCCAAATATCCCCATCCTGAATTTGCAGGATGCGTGTCatgagctgggaatgctggtgGATCATGCCCATGGAAGCTGAGGCCTGAAGGAGGCAAAAACCCTTCAGATTCCTCTTGGGTGGAGTAGAAAAGTAAAAGGAGAAGCAAGGGGAAACTTGCACCTTTAAAACTGGAGAAGTAGCGGGGGAAAGAGTACTTGAATACCAAGGTGATTCTATAATAAGGTGGCACATATCCCATCTTTTTCCAGACACTTCCCCTCTCCACGTGTGCACGAGTCCCTGGCAGAGACAGGAAGGCGGCAGAGCCCTGGAAGGGGTGCTGGGGAATATTTCGAGGGCTGTTGGGATTTGGTTGGGACACTTTGCAGCCTCTCCTTACCCTGCCACAcactcccacagcccctgggtCTGGCTTTGGTGCTCCCCAAGCATGATTGCCCCTCTTCAGGGAAGAGAAAGTGGGCTCATGATGGAGTGAAACAGGTGGAAAACACAttccacagccccagggactTCTCTGTCCTGTGTGTTGCCCCTTTCCTGGGTGACCGTGGTGCCCAAGGGTGCTGGGGAGCACAGAGCCCTTGCACAGGTTGGGAGAAGGGTTTATAAACCCTTCCCAGGAGGGTGCTGGGTGCCTGGGTGGCTCTCCTGGCCTGTGGGGTGTCAGGAAGCGGAGCAGAACCGCGTTGGCACTGCGGCACACACGGAAGCAGGCGGGCTGCCATTCCACAGGCCGGGAATACACCACCTTCTCCCATCCAGCAGTCCCACTGCCTCAGCTCTTATGACTCAATTTGCCCTTATCAGCTGATAACGAGTGCTAACGAGCCGGGGGTTTTCAATCTCCCATTCATCAGCCCCCAGGTAGGAGCTCATTAGTTATGATCCATCAGGGAATGGCGGATACGCCTTATCAGCCCTCAGAGGTTGTTCCGCAGCACCTGATGGGaagcagaaagaggaggaaattTCAATCTTCGTTTTTCTTTGCAACCACCAAAGTTTCTTTGCAAATGCTTTTGTttcagggcaggcaggagaggctGATAATCCAAGATACCATGATGAAAGGTCCGTGTTCCCAAGACAGTGCTTCATTGCTGGGTGTGTCCTGCAGGTTCCTGGGTGCCATCACTGGGCTGTTTTCAACCCTTCAAGCAGTGACCCCAAACAAAGATCCCACAGAGAGTTTATTGGTTCTCAGGAGAGGTGTTCCCAGTGCCTTGGGTGCCCATGGAAGGACACaacaggcagagccaggctaAGCAGCCAAGGATGCTCCACTTTTGCTGGAGCACTGTTGTAAATCTCCATTGAAAGGAGCTGATGGaaaggggagggaaaggagcACAGCAGGACATGACAGAAAAAATGCCAGATAACCATCACCGGCCTTTCCTGCCTCCATGAGATTGACCACCTCCACTAAGAGatggaaaggagaaagaagtTGTTTCTGCTGTGGCATGAAGACCTCTCCACTTGGCTCACGGGACTTGAAGTGGGAGCTGTTTGGAAAGGCAACACTGCATTTTCAAGGGAATTTTGGCATCCATTGAAAGTCCTTTGAAAAGAGCTGCTTTTCCAAAGGTGAATGACCTCTGCTTGGAGGAAGGAGTGGAAGGGCTTAGACAAACAAAGTGGGAGACTAAGGAAAAGTGGTATCAGGAGCAGTAGGAAGCAAACAGCCCTGGAGTTACAAAACCTGCCTTTCGCACACACCTTTTGCATGAGGGAGGATAACCTGGCTTCCACACAAGAGCTGGTGTTCCATAACAAGGGAATAGCAAAAGCACCAACAGAAATAGCTTCTCCACCAAAATAAATGCCCGTGATGTGAAACCACAGCCTGCATCCCTGTTTTCCAGAGGTAAGGGAAACTGGATTGTTGTCTTCCTCCCTGATGTGAGTGATAAGACGTGAGCGAGGTAAAACAACTTTAAGTATTTAAATGACCATCACCTGCACTTCTGTTGCTAATACATAATAAAAAAGCAGAATCTGACTTTATGACCAGTAATGATTGATGGGATATAGAAATTTTAGGAAAATTAAGTACATCCAGCAGGTGGTTTAAGTTAAGCAAATTCCAGCAGGGACATTTTTTCTATAtgttcaaataaataaatcaattaaATGGATTCATAAAGATAACTCTGACAGGATATCCCTAACAACAGAAATTGTCTCTGAGTGTTTTGCACATTTCTTCATTGCCATATTCCTTAAGAATAACTGAAAAAGTAAAATCTTGATTGGGATAAATTGACATCGAAATGATAGTTCCCATTTCCTTATGGCTCATTTAACACACAATCACCTGCCCAAAGCATTATGGAGAGATATAGTGGTCAACATTTTGTAGAGATAGTTGGATAAATCTAATTTttagtctttaaaaaaatattcttatgGGAGAGGATATTTAGGTACCTCTAAATATCAGATTTGCTCTTCCAAATGGGAAAGAATTCACCTGGCAATACTGAAACTGGGTACGCAGAGACACATTTATTCCATGGCACCCCTCAGAGAGTCACAGGTCCTCAGCAAAGGTTGAGGGCATCCCTGAGGATGACATCCCTGAGGATACAGGGCTGGAACCCACATCACACTTGGATCCACAGTTGCAAAAGGCCCGTGCACAGCAGTGCTTGTTTGGACCTTTTTGTGATCATGCACAAGGAGTGAGGAATGCTCCCAGGGCCAAATttactgctgggctgggagcactggaaTACCCTCACACGCAGTGGGGTGGGAAAAACAGCTATTTTGGGAACATGAGCAAGCAAACAGGACAGCAATACACCTCAGCACTCTGCTTCTGTAGGCACTAACACTGCCCAGGTGATGGGCAGTAGCTGAACACACCTTTTCCCTTAATAACCTTCCTACCCACACCTCTCATGGGAAAATTTCTCCCATTCCAGTTGTATCTTTGGAAAAACAGTACATTTCAATTATTTCTATTATCCTATAATGCTACACAATTGCATGGAGCCCTCTTCCTTGTATTTCCATTCCCAGGGACAATACCTGGTGGTTAATCATCCTTGTTCTCTTCACCTCAGTGGAGCTGCACTGATTTATGCCAGCAGTGGTGCTGAACCTGTGATGCTCACCCAGACATCCCCCACACATACTCCAGGTTGTAACCCCCACCAATAACCCCCACCACAAAAATCATTTTAGCAACAAATACGCTCCTATTTTTATGCTCATAACATAACACTGGAAATGTTATTCCTCGCAAAGTGCTTTAAGATACCTGCTCCTCCTTTCAGatgcagagctccaggagagcccgTGGGTGACACCTGGAGTGTTTTTGCCCCTACCTGGCAGCCCGAGGATGGTGAAATACGGCCGACACTCCGTGAAGCCGGAGCTCTGCCGCACGCagctcctccacagcccctggtACTGGAACACGGCCGTGACCGGGTTGTCATACAGGTCCTGCGTGCTCCACGTGTCCATGGCCGTGGCCATGATGCTCCCCCCGATGCCCAGCGATGACACAAGGAACCCCATCACCTGGCAGATGGTGGTGGACATGGTGCGTCCCCGGAGAGCGGAGGCGGCACGGCCCCGAGGGAGCTGCAGTCCTAATGGGGCACCGGAGTCCTCCTGCCTGAGCcaccagcagtgcagctgctctTATCAGATGCTTTCCACTGAGCGCTGTTTGCTCAAAGTGTTTTTGCAAGATAGTCCAGTTTCACTCTCGCTGCCGGCGAGGTTTGTGCCGGCAGGGCTTGGAGATAGGAGCTTTTGTCCTTTAGAAGTGCTTGTCCTTCCACATTCAAGCAGCCACACTCTACTGAGTGTTGGGTAACCCACTTGGGGCTTGGCCAGCCCCCTGAAACCCTTTGTTGCCATTGGGCCTCTCCTGCCTGCTTGGCAGGGGCAAGGATCATGTCCCATGAGGAATTCGGCACCTGGCCCAGGCCACCACGTCCCCATCCCTCTGTTGATGAGACCAGACAATCTGTCCCCCATGGAGGTGTCCTCACAAGAGGCGCAATGAGAGACAGGGCTCTGTCGGAGGATGTGgagccaccagcccagcccagggatgtgGCTGCTCCTTGCAGTGCCCTCAGGCATCACTGAACTTCCACTGGATGCTGACCATGGCACAGCCCACGGCACCAAGCCAAGAGACCCAAACTGATCCAGCAAAGCTCCTCCAGCCCTGTTctccacccacccacccacatCCCCACTGCCATCATGAGGACACACTGAAACCCTTGTGGGAGGGAGGAGAGCACAGGGAGCACTGGGAAATGACCTTTCTGAGGGGGTGCTTCTCTGACTGGAGGGATGGTCCTGGGAAAGGGATGGGGGATGTGAAAAGTGGAAAAATCATTATCACAGTGGAGAGGTGGGTTGGGCTCATGGGAGCAACATAAATCCACTGTGCCACTCTTCCAGTGGAGTCAGTGAGGTACAAGGACCTTCCAGGCTTTACACCCATCCATGCTCATCCAGTATCTCCCTCCAACTGATTTACTTCAGCTCTGACCTGGAAGCAAATTCCTACTTTAAGCTGTCCATACCACAGGCACCATCCACAACAGCACCTGGATGTGAAGCCATGTGAAAGCCACcaggaagagaggaaaggcTTATTTGTGTCCATGAGGAGCTATAGTGGGGTTATTACACCCTGGATATTGCTCAGGCTTTTTGGAGAACAACCATCCAGGACATCCCTTGGCTTGTGAGGctctgctggggcagccagAGCACAATTCTATGTCTAGTGACAATCACAGCCCTCTCGGGTCAGGGCCAAGATGTCTCTGCTTCTATCAGTTTTATTCAAGTGTCATCATTTTCACACATTTTGGCAAGTTTATATCACAGGAAGGGTCAGTTTTGACCTACCTAAAGTTGCcagcaaaaataataaagtgaATGAAAACCATGGAAGGGAACCCTCAAGAACCAAAGGTGGCAAAGAGCTGCTCATCCTCTGTGAAGGATAAGGAATGATGAGGGAACTCCTCATTTTGGATAATGATTTGTGATAAATCAGTGCTGGAGAATACTTAGAAGCTCAGACAACAACTAGGGATGAGAAGGACCTAGAAGACAGAAGGACAAGAAGTGCTAAAATGTGGTTAGTtctccatcccatccctcaTGGTCCCACAGCCAGAACTGTGTCCCAGTCTAGAGAAATATGGTTTCATTGAAGCCCTGATGTTCCTCAGCAGCTCTCCAGGATGAGTCCTATCCCTCCCATGCCCCAGGAGTCGCCTTCTTGTTTCTGGCCATCTAGTGGTGAGAGCCCACATCCCTTTTTCTGGGCTGAACCTGCTCAA
This region includes:
- the CLDN18 gene encoding claudin-18 isoform X2, whose translation is MSVTICQSMGFVVSALGIGGIIASTCMDQWSTQDLYNNPVTAVFNYQGLWRTCVRESSGFTECRGYFTILGLPAMFQAVRALMIVGIVLGLLGLFVCIFALKCIRIGSMEDTAKANMTLTSGIMFIIAGLCAITGVSVFANMLVTNFWMSTTNMYQGMQNVQNRYTFGSALFVGWVAGGLALVGGIMMCLACKGLIPEESRYKAVSYNASGRNISYRTGPYKAGSGYEADPKTRKGAGYEEAPRSEDGRRPYPSKYDYV
- the CLDN18 gene encoding claudin-18 isoform X1, translating into MSTTICQVMGFLVSSLGIGGSIMATAMDTWSTQDLYDNPVTAVFQYQGLWRSCVRQSSGFTECRPYFTILGLPAMFQAVRALMIVGIVLGLLGLFVCIFALKCIRIGSMEDTAKANMTLTSGIMFIIAGLCAITGVSVFANMLVTNFWMSTTNMYQGMQNVQNRYTFGSALFVGWVAGGLALVGGIMMCLACKGLIPEESRYKAVSYNASGRNISYRTGPYKAGSGYEADPKTRKGAGYEEAPRSEDGRRPYPSKYDYV